Proteins encoded by one window of Octopus bimaculoides isolate UCB-OBI-ISO-001 chromosome 4, ASM119413v2, whole genome shotgun sequence:
- the LOC106876165 gene encoding mucin-5AC, translating to MKVKKKDSKKLKEETDATDFDSSDDKSLRLCTKNVNGQMFLVMAPENENSSLFDSSVETDAGNSSDAVDEDDSEISVVLLNDSKSNENTVIEDEFMDQTLTVPGSTISTSAPVILPIISPSVLTDPSINSNLTSLLPPDLTENVSVSRDSSLNAAVSLLTDSAPVLTANIKKEPGIEPISALAPSLVTKSEPIILNPQAMDTSAGSPAIKSEFVNSENQLKVNTLLHTDGSVDSSGTYKISVPISSPAYQKFTIDNKTTNSAVLPKNIIVKSSQPLSQTNLKNILYSFNAILKATQSSTESSGNVPPKGTHAILLNGTNTVYSALEPNMSSCISNSSLNVLPPKSISAATSTLANTILKTENQPKISPLPATTLPKKVFVVPVSLPSNNSQVVHLTMVSNSQTTPVPSPVTSFKYMSSASSVGPILKNSQNTTIIAKPTFAVANQVATTTSTSSSAFPLHTNPLGNVLNNSSPTSSQMTPCVLVSTLVDQASPAVTSDDKTILHNGYVSSNVYQVVKSSNSSISANVPTQAINSKETFKKSSELILPNGVTATPKTPTTNIAILEDLDSHKTIHAITKTTSSYNLNKGICTIPKFSSTADGSLTKTQQKPTGTYTSIVGDKTSWLILPASTSDAKNSSAVKTTTIEPNVQVVVSSASPSTTTTITTTKNLQDSFPKSEEIIKSSSSTNFVPHIKYAISVPKSKKLFPRPLAPKTEISTVISSTTINPLSHNVPSTSLNLSSSQNASNFLVSTSNSSKAKQTSSLSISPPNSTTSVSYSSNFSKPMVFIGPINPDDLLNLAKHIPSAAQSVFQASHKTSESVRIIHPSDIYKTKSNTNLPKLSPSSSQNIILVPPESLPEQVSFAPSVTSIKNKISNPLILSTSTQQPKNANAAKGLSLLNTNTGTQSAPTLLQASNCNNNARFVTKSVHNNIPVMFSPSSTSSSDPLKLNVTTAVGSNPVYSQSQLKLSPAGVSTVASVISKQQPQQQQQQVTSANISPVIKVKQELPDDTVSNVAPVVSLVNSQENATANSLVKLTSFSHNQVNLKLGKVSSASDTMSKPISTHVVNYVTSPKSAVPQFVKLTKVVDNVRKKFQLPTSASQPSQSEQLLFKVQQPETQVMQAPDTCDNSKNVKSTTSLTANFRITSTSSLILPTHLTNTKTTTVSSNNSSSKPESVVISDSQSDLGNLKSICQKEDENPMTLKIDSIFSLRDNSNFTINAPKDNWKIKSEEEMTNNFFKPVVSSLADIKPVVSSLTDIKPMVSSLADIKPIVSSLADIKPIVSSLADIKPVVTSWAISKPVISPGTTSKIVVSSLPTPKPEVNSFISSKSMVSSTTSIKPVVTTSKPVVTTPKPLVTTPKPLASASKPAATTPKPAVTTSKPVVTASKPAVATSKSVVTTSKPVVLSSLTTSKPMVISLNTSKPVVSSFNTTTPVVTTLTNLQPLASIFPRPQSMVSLIPNPSQPVVSLLSTPQPTLASLRNPKPISSSVASPIFLSSNLQSTNSAQTLHDVNSTWKPNDINCTQTAFGEISTQTDFRENSTQINYGENSCQTDCEVSSSQTDYGENSSQTDFEAGSSQKEFGVNSCQTDNGANSKQTVYEVNSTRPAQEVISTKSAVEVNSTVPSSNIISTTPAIELNSTLPSYKIITTKSPIKLNNTLPPYKIIVTKPNVLNSAQQSCKIISTKPATEVNSPHSGDGVNSTQTADGANSKVLGNEKEEKLPQETSKSRLKFKMYQFDKPLTSKPPVSNSYRQYSYLNPKPIKPKQLIESPNMIKLVKMHSAYNKLQRENKQLEMKITAKKKTRIKIDKYTLSKFPLKQCFVTMPRLYLPDGKKSANVKKLGEKTLKSIKCRASCKNITQTLRLNNILAAQKANKMGFRYLNTANTNNVHINISNQNAAGNTKSFKVISTSMNPLILPKTISPLQSQRLLVMQVNGKSVLFPVVNKVQNQQTPILNKGHIVQTSIPTTLNPVNKSTAIRTSISDQSLLLNTQFVNIAPNVVSKGPSYSTLTNSTSLLNVSKTDSAQSVIPSNSSLDNAEDDDDDVNSCLQLACGIIETNTLKRKASDYRRESRKMKDSFQMRHKKSKNYISSMLNI from the coding sequence ATGAAGGTTAAAAAGAAGGACagtaagaaattaaaagaagaaacagaTGCAACTGACTTTGACTCCTCTGATGATAAATCTCTCCGGCTGTGCACCAAAAATGTCAATGGTCAAATGTTTCTGGTTATGGCACCCGAAAATGAAAACTCTTCTTTATTTGACTCATCTGTGGAGACTGATGCTGGAAACTCATCTGAtgctgttgatgaagatgattcTGAAATAAGCGTAGTTCTGTTGAATGATTCTAAGTCTAATGAAAACACTGTTATTGAGGATGAATTTATGGATCAAACCTTAACTGTACCTGGTTCAACTATTTCCACCTCAGCTCcagtcattttgccaataatttCTCCCTCAGTTTTAACAGATCCATCAATTAATAGCAACCTTACATCACTGCTTCCCCCAGATTTGACAGAAAATGTGTCAGTCAGTAGGGACTCTTCTTTAAATGCAGCGGTTTCTCTTCTTACAGACTCAGCTCCTGTGCTCACGGCAAATATAAAGAAGGAACCTGGGATTGAACCTATTTCTGCTTTAGCTCCATCATTAGTCACAAAAAGTGAGCCTATTATTTTGAACCCTCAAGCAATGGACACAAGTGCTGGCAGTCCTGCCATCAAATCTGAATTTGTAAACAGTGAAAACCAGCTGAAGGTAAATACACTATTACATACTGATGGTTCTGTGGATTCATCTGGCACTTATAAAATCAGTGTACCCATTTCATCACCTGCTTATCAAAAATTTACTATTGATAATAAGACAACAAATTCTGCTGTCTTACCAAAGAACATAATAGTCAAATCTTCTCAACCATTATCTCAGACCAAtctgaaaaatattctttattcattcaaTGCTATTTTAAAAGCTACTCAAAGTTCAACAGAATCAAGTGGAAATGTTCCACCTAAGGGGACACATGCAATTCTATTAAATGGAACCAATACTGTTTACTCAGCTTTAGAGCCTAATATGTCGAGCTGCATTTCAAATTCAAGTCTCAATGTGCTCCCACCAAAATCTATTTCAGCTGCAACTTCAACATTAGCAAACAcaatattaaaaactgaaaatcaGCCTAAAATTTCCCCACTTCCTGCAACTACTTTGCCAAAGAAGGTATTTGTTGTTCCTGTGTCATTACCTTCAAATAATTCTCAAGTTGTACACCTTACTATGGTTTCTAATTCTCAGACTACTCCAGTACCATCTCCTGTAACTTCTTTTAAGTATATGTCCAGTGCCTCTTCAGTAGGTCCCATTCTGAAGAATTCACAAAACACTACTATAATAGCTAAACCAACTTTTGCAGTAGCTAATCAAGTGGCTACTACTACGTCAACATCTTCATCAGCTTTTCCTCTTCACACAAATCCTTTAGGAAATGTTCTGAATAACAGTTCTCCAACGTCTTCACAGATGACTCCTTGTGTCCTTGTATCAACATTGGTAGATCAAGCTTCACCTGCTGTGACCAGTGATGACAAGACAATTCTACATAATGGTTATGTGTCTTCTAATGTTTATCAGGTTGTTAAAAGCAGTAATTCTTCAATCTCTGCTAATGTTCCTACACAAGCTATCAACTCGaaagaaacttttaaaaaatcttcAGAATTGATTCTGCCAAATGGTGTTACAGCCACACCAAAAACACCTACAACGAATATTGCTATTCTTGAAGACTTAGACTCTCATAAAACAATTCATGCTATCACCAAAACAACATCAAGTTACAATCTCAACAAAGGTATTTGCACTATTCCAAAATTCAGTTCTACAGCTGATGGCTCTTTGACTAAAACTCAGCAAAAGCCTACAGGCACCTACACTTCAATTGTAGGTGACAAAACTTCTTGGTTAATTCTACCTGCAAGTACTTCAGATGCCAAGAACTCTTCTGCAGTGAAGACTACTACAATTGAACCAAATGTTCAGGTGGTCGTCTCTTCTGCTTCCCCttcaacaactaccaccatcactactaccaaaAACTTACAGGATTCATTTCCTAAATCAGAAGAAATTATAAAGAGTTCTTCATCAACAAATTTTGTCCCCCATATAAAATATGCTATCAGTGTACCAAAATCCAAAAAACTTTTCCCAAGACCACTTGCTCCCAAGACAGAAATATCTACAGTGATTTCATCAACTACTATTAATCCTCTGAGTCATAATGTACCATCAACATCTTTAAACTTGTCATCTTCACAAAATGCTAGTAATTTTTTGGTATCAACTTCTAATTCTAGTAAAGCCAAACAAACTTCTTCATTATCAATTTCTCCTCCAAATTCTACAACTAGTGTTTCATATTCCTCTAACTTTAGCAAACCAATGGTTTTTATTGGTCCTATAAATCCTGATGATTTGCTTAATCTGGCCAAACATATCCCATCTGCAGCTCAGTCTGTTTTCCAGGCTTCTCATAAAACATCTGAAAGTGTGAGGATCATTCACCCCAGTGATATCTATAAAACCAAAAGTAATACCAACTTACCTAAATTATCACCATCCTCATCGCAAAACATTATCTTAGTTCCACCAGAGTCTCTTCCTGAACAAGTCAGCTTTGCCCCTTCAGTAACATCAATCAAAAATAAGATCAGTAACCCTCTTATACTGTCTACATCTACACAACAGCCAAAAAATGCTAATGCAGCCAAAGGACTTTCCTTATTAAATACTAACACTGGTACACAGTCAGCACCAACATTGTTACAAGCCTCCAACTGTAATAACAATGCAAGGTTTGTGACTAAAAGTGTACACAACAATATCCCTGTCATGTTTTCTCCATCCTCGACATCATCATCTGATCCTCTAAAGCTTAATGTAACTACTGCAGTAGGATCTAATCCAGTTTATTCACAATCTCAATTAAAGCTGAGTCCAGCTGGAGTATCTACAGTAGCCTCTGTTATttctaaacaacaaccacaacagcagcagcagcaggtgaCATCTGCTAATATTAGTCCAGTGATCAAGGTTAAACAAGAATTACCAGATGATACAGTCAGCAATGTTGCTCCAGTAGTTTCTCTGGTAAACAGTCAGGAAAATGCAACTGCTAATTCTCTTGTAAAACTAACTTCTTTTTCTCACAATCAAGTTAATCTGAAACTGGGGAAAGTTTCCAGTGCTTCTGATACCATGAGTAAACCTATATCTACACATGTAGTTAACTATGTTACAAGCCCTAAGTCTGCTGTGCCTCAGTTTGTTAAGCTGACAAAAGTTGTTGACAATGTCAGGAAGAAATTTCAACTTCCAACATCGGCAAGCCAACCCAGTCAGTCAGAACAGTTACTTTTTAAAGTGCAGCAACCAGAAACTCAAGTAATGCAAGCTCCTGATACATGCGATAACTCCAAAAATGTCAAAAGTACTACTAGTTTGACTGCTAATTTTCGTATCACTTCTACTTCATCTTTGATCCTGCCGACTCATCTAACCAATACCAAAACCACAACTGTTTCTTCAAATAACTCTTCTTCAAAACCAGAATCTGTAGTAATTTCAGACAGCCAATCAGATCTGGGGAATTTAAAATCCATCTGTCAGAAAGAGGATGAAAATCCTATGACATTGAAAATTGATTCCATATTTTCTCTGCGGGATAACTCTAATTTTACCATAAATGCTCCTAAAGATAATTGGAAAATAAAATCTGAGGAAGAAAtgactaataatttttttaaaccagTGGTTTCTTCATTAGCCGACATAAAACCAGTGGTTTCATCATTAACTGACATAAAACCAATGGTTTCATCATTAGCTGACATAAAACCAATAGTTTCATCATTAGCTGACATAAAACCAATAGTTTCATCATTAGCTGACATAAAACCAGTGGTTACTTCGTGGGCAATCTCAAAACCAGTGATTTCTCCAGGTACCACTTCTAAAATAGTAGTTTCTTCATTACCCACCCCAAAACCAGAAGTTAACTCCTTTATCTCCTCTAAATCAATGGTTTCGTCAACGACCTCCATAAAACCAGTGGTGACCACTTCGAAACCAGTGGTAACCACTCCAAAACCACTGGTAACCACCCCAAAACCACTGGCATCCGCTTCGAAACCAGCGGCAACTACTCCGAAACCAGCGGTAACCACTTCGAAACCAGTGGTAACCGCTTCGAAACCAGCGGTGGCAACTTCGAAATCAGTGGTAACCACTTCGAAACCAGTAGTGCTTTCATCCTTGACCACTTCAAAACCAATGGTCATCTCATTGAACACTTCAAAGCCAGTAGTTTCTTCATTTAACACCACTACACCAGTGGTTACTACACTAACAAACTTACAACCTTTGGCTTCTATATTTCCAAGACCTCAATCAATGGTTTCCCTAATTCCAAATCCTTCCCAGCCTGTAGTTTCATTACTTTCAACCCCTCAGCCTACACTTGCTTCATTGAGAAACCCTAAACCTATAAGTTCTTCAGTAGCATCcccaatatttctttcttcaaatttgcaATCTACCAACTCTGCTCAGACACTGCATGATGTAAATTCCACTTGGAAACCCAATGACATAAATTGCACTCAGACAGCTTTTGGAGAAATTTCCACTCAGACGGATTTTAGAGAAAATTCCACTCAGATAAATTATGGAGAAAATTCTTGTCAGACAGATTGTGAAGTGAGTTCCAGTCAGACAGATTATGGAGAAAATTCCAGTCAGACAGATTTTGAAGCAGGTTCCAGTCAGAAAGAATTTGGAGTAAATTCCTGTCAAACAGATAATGGAGCAAACTCAAAGCAGACAGTATATGAAGTAAATTCCACTCGGCCAGCTCAAGAAGTAATTTCCACTAAATCAGCAGTTGAAGTGAATTCCACTGTGCCATCTTCTAATATAATTTCCACTACTCCAGCAATTGAACTAAATTCCACTTTACCAtcttataaaataattaccactAAATCTCCAATTAAACTAAATAACACTCTGCCACCTTATAAAATAATTGTTACTAAGCCAAATGTATTAAATTCTGCTCAGCAGTCATGTAAAATAATTTCCACTAAACCAGCAACTGAAGTAAATTCACCTCACTCAGGTGATGGAGTAAATTCCACACAGACAGCAGATGGAGCAAATTCAAAGGTTCTAGGGaatgagaaggaagaaaaattacCACAAGAGACATCAAAATCTAGGCTTAAGTTCAAAATGTATCAGTTTGACAAGCCTTTAACTTCTAAACCACCAGTATCAAATAGTTATAGGCAGTACAGCTACTTAAATCCTAAGCCAATAAAGCCAAAACAACTTATTGAAAGTCCAAACATGATAAAACTTGTCAAGATGCATAGTGCTTATAACAAACTGCAAAGAGAAAACAAGCAACTAGAAATGAAAATCACGGCCAAGAAGAAAACGAGaatcaaaattgataaatataccCTTTCAAAATTTCCCCTCAAACAATGTTTTGTAACGATGCCCAGATTGTACTTGCCTGATGGTAAAAAATCTGCTAATGTTAAGAAGTTGGGTGAGAAGACTCTAAAATCTATTAAATGTCGTGCTTCTTGCAAAAATATTACTCAGACGCTTAGGTTGAATAACATATTAGCTGCACAAAAAGCTAACAAAATGGGTTTCAGGTACTTAAATACTGCGAATACAAATAATGTGCACATAAACATTTCAAACCAAAATGCAGCAGGAAATACTAAGTCTTTCAAAGTAATTTCCACTTCAATGAATCCACTAATACTTCCCAAGACAATTTCTCCTCTTCAAAGCCAGCGACTTCTAGTGATGCAGGTAAATGGCAAAAGTGTTCTGTTTCCTGTTGTGAATAAAGTGCAAAATCAACAGACTCCTATTCTAAACAAAGGTCACATAGTGCAAACATCTATTCCAACCACTCTGAATCCTGTTAATAAAAGTACAGCTATTAGAACTTCTATATCTGACCAATCCCTGTTATTAAATACCCAATTTGTAAACATTGCTCCAAATGTAGTCAGTAAAGGCCCTAGTTACAGCACCTTAACAAATTCCACCAGTTTATTGAATGTCAGTAAAACTGACTCAGCACAATCAGTAATTCCTTCTAACTCATCTTTAGATAATgcagaggatgatgatgatgatgtcaacagcTGCCTACAACTTGCATGTGGTATTATTGAGACTAACACATTAAAACGTAAAGCATCTGATTACAGACGTGAGTCACGTAAAATGAAAGATTCATTTCAGATGAGACACAAAAAAAGTAAGAATTACATTTCTTCCATGTTGAATATATGA